The Candidatus Methylomirabilota bacterium genomic interval TGTCCGCCCCGATCCTCCGTTCGGTTTCGACGTTGATCGCGACAGAATGGGCGGTAAAGACGGGGACGCGGACGGTCGTCGGCGAGACCCCGATCGACTCATCCTCCAGGATCTTTCTGGTTTCAAAGACCAGCTTCAATTCTTCCTTCGTATAACCGTTCGGCTGAAAGACGTCGATGTGGGGGATGACGTTGAAAGCGATCTGCTGCGGAAATGCGCTGATTTCTATCGGCTGCCCGCCGGCCCAGGCCAGGGTCTGACGCCTCAACTCCTCGATCCCCTTCGCCCCCGCGCCCGAGACCGCCTGATAGCTGGTGGCAATCACCCGCCTGATACGACCGTAGTCATGCAGCGGCTTGAGCGGCATCAGCATGACAATGGTGGTACAGTTCGGGTTCGCAATAATCCCGCGGGCCCGATAGCCGGCCAGCGCGTCCGGATTGATCTCCGGAACCACCAGCGGGATGTCGGGTTCCATCCGGAATGCGGAGCTATTATCAATCACTACTGCGCCGGCCTTGATGGCGACGGGGGCAAACTCGCGACTGCGGGTCGCCCCGGCCGAGAAGAGGGCGATCTCGATCCCCTGAAACGAATGCTCACCGAGCTGTTCGGCCTTGATCTCTTCGCCTCGGAAGATCAGGCTCTTTCCGCTGGAGCGCTCGGAGGCCAGGAGCCTCAGTTGCCGAACCGGAAAGTTTCGCTCTTCGAGCAGTCGAAGCATCGTCTCTCCGACCGCGCCGGTCGCCCCGGCAACCGCTACGTTGTAGGTTCTGTTCGCCATCTCACGTGCGCTCCATTACAGTCCACGTGGCGCCGTCGTGTCCTTCGGCGGTCGCCCGGCGCCGACAATCTTGTTGACCGCATTCAGGTACGCCCTCACACTGGCCTCGATGACGTCGGTCGAACTCCCCTTGCCGATGACGGTGTGGCCATCCACCTCCAGCTTGACGACGACCTCGCCCAGTGCGTCCTTTCCACCGGTGATCGCCCTGATCGAATAATCGGCCAGCCGCCCCTGGACCTTCGTGATCTGGTCGATCGCCTTATAGGCGGCATCGACCGGGCCGTCACCCCAGCCCGATTCCTGGAAGATCTCGTGCTCGCGCTTGAGCCGTATGGTCGCCGTGGGAACGAGGTTGGTCCCGCTGGTAAACTGCAGGTGCTCCAGGGTATAGGTCTCACCGGCCGCGAGCGCCTCCTCCTCGACAATAGCCAACAGGTCGTCGTCGAACACCTCTTTCTTCTTATCGGCGACGACCTTGAACCGCACAAAGGCCCGGTTGACGGCCTCCTCTGGCAGCATGACGCCCAGCTCTTCCAGCCGCTTCTTGAACGCGTGCCGGCCGGAGTGTTTGCCCAGAACCAGTCGACTCCGAGGGACCCCAACCGATTCCGGGGTCATAATTTCGTAGGTGAGCGGCTTCTGCAGCATGCCGTGCTGATGGACGCCCGCCTCATGCGCAAAGGCGTTGGCGCCCACGATCGCCTTGTTCGGCTGAACAGGGACTCCGATGATGCTGGTGAGGAGCTTGCTGGATCGATAGATCTCCTCCGTGTTGATGCCGGTCTCGAAGTCGAGCAAATCCCTTCGCGTCCGCAGCGCCATCACGATCTCTTCCAATGAGGCGTTGCCGGCACGCTCGCCGATCCCATTGATCGTACATTCCACCTGTCTCGCGCCGTTTCTCACCGCCTCCAACGAGTTGGCCACCGCCAGCCCGAGATCGTTATGACAGTGGCAACTGATCACCGCCTTGTCGATGTTGGGGACCCGATCAAAGAGATCCTTGATCCTGGCGCCGAACTCCCATGGGAGGCCGTAGCCGACTGTATCGGGAATATTGATGGTGGTGGCGCCGGCCTTGATCACCTCCTCGACAACCTTGCAGAGATAATCCTGCTCGCTCCGATGCGCGTCCTCCGGTGAAAACTCAACGTCATCGGTATACCGCCTGGCGTGCTTCACTGCCGTAACGGCGGCCTGCAATACCTCCTCCTGCGTCGATTTCAGCTTGTAGGTAATGTGGATCTCAGATGTCGCAATGAAGATATGAATCCTCGCGCGATCGGCATACTGCAGCGCCTCCCATGCGCGGTCGATATCAGGTTCACGTGTCCGGCAGAGGCTGGCGATAATCGGCCCGCCCTTGACATGTTGGGCGATCGTCTTGACTGCCTCAAAGTCGTCTTCAGAGGCGATGGCAAAGCCGGCCTCAATCACGTCCACCTTTAGACGCGCCAGTTGCCGGGCCATCTCCAGCTTCTCCCGGGTATTCATGCTGCAACCCGGCGCCTGCTCGCCGTCCCGAAGCGTCGTATCAAAGATGGTGATCCGTTTCCCCATCGCGCCTATGTTCCACCCTTCCCGCCCGCGGCCTGCTCCAGCGGCTGCGGCAGCCGTCGTTGGATCAGTGGAATCAGTCGAATCACACCGAATAACGCATACAGCGAAAAGAACAAAAAGGCCACCAAGCTCGGCGCTGACGCAACAACCAGCACTCCCACCGTCAAACCGAACAGCAGCGCGAACGGTTGACGCTTCTTGATCTCGATCCCTTTAAGGCTGCGGTAACGGAGCCGGCTGACCATCAGAAACGACAGCGCATAGACGATCACGATCATGAGCGCGGATGTCATGCGATCGGACAACAACTCATGCTCAAACAGGACCAGCGACGGCGACTCTCGCATGAACAGTACGAAGGAGGCAATCACCGCCGCAGCCGCGGGAATCGGGAGGCCGACAAAATAGCGCTTATCGAGTGCTTGCGTCTGCACGTTAAAGCGCGCCAACCTGAAGGCGCCGCTTGATACGAACAGTGCCGTCGGGATCACTGAGCCGAACAGCCATCCCATTTTGGTATACGGTTTAATCGCCCACGCGTACGAGAGGATGGCCGGCGCGACGCCGAATGAGACCAGGTCTGCCAAGGAATCGAGCTGTACGCCGAACTCGCTTTGGCTGTTGGTCAACCGGGCGACCGCACCGTCAAGGCCGTCCAGGATCAGGGCCACAAGGATCGCGACCGCCGCGCGCGTGTAGTCGTCGTTGTGGACGGCCACGATCGCGTAGACCCCGCACAGCATCCCGGTGATGGTCAGCAG includes:
- a CDS encoding aspartate-semialdehyde dehydrogenase, which codes for MANRTYNVAVAGATGAVGETMLRLLEERNFPVRQLRLLASERSSGKSLIFRGEEIKAEQLGEHSFQGIEIALFSAGATRSREFAPVAIKAGAVVIDNSSAFRMEPDIPLVVPEINPDALAGYRARGIIANPNCTTIVMLMPLKPLHDYGRIRRVIATSYQAVSGAGAKGIEELRRQTLAWAGGQPIEISAFPQQIAFNVIPHIDVFQPNGYTKEELKLVFETRKILEDESIGVSPTTVRVPVFTAHSVAINVETERRIGADKAKELLAKMPGLLVLDEPAAGRYPVPLFAAGKDDCYVGRIRDDLSNDHALNLWVVGDQLRKGAALNAIQIAELLVDGYL
- a CDS encoding 2-isopropylmalate synthase — its product is MGKRITIFDTTLRDGEQAPGCSMNTREKLEMARQLARLKVDVIEAGFAIASEDDFEAVKTIAQHVKGGPIIASLCRTREPDIDRAWEALQYADRARIHIFIATSEIHITYKLKSTQEEVLQAAVTAVKHARRYTDDVEFSPEDAHRSEQDYLCKVVEEVIKAGATTINIPDTVGYGLPWEFGARIKDLFDRVPNIDKAVISCHCHNDLGLAVANSLEAVRNGARQVECTINGIGERAGNASLEEIVMALRTRRDLLDFETGINTEEIYRSSKLLTSIIGVPVQPNKAIVGANAFAHEAGVHQHGMLQKPLTYEIMTPESVGVPRSRLVLGKHSGRHAFKKRLEELGVMLPEEAVNRAFVRFKVVADKKKEVFDDDLLAIVEEEALAAGETYTLEHLQFTSGTNLVPTATIRLKREHEIFQESGWGDGPVDAAYKAIDQITKVQGRLADYSIRAITGGKDALGEVVVKLEVDGHTVIGKGSSTDVIEASVRAYLNAVNKIVGAGRPPKDTTAPRGL
- the pssA gene encoding CDP-diacylglycerol--serine O-phosphatidyltransferase, encoding MKRGRRRRGVYLLPSLLTITGMLCGVYAIVAVHNDDYTRAAVAILVALILDGLDGAVARLTNSQSEFGVQLDSLADLVSFGVAPAILSYAWAIKPYTKMGWLFGSVIPTALFVSSGAFRLARFNVQTQALDKRYFVGLPIPAAAAVIASFVLFMRESPSLVLFEHELLSDRMTSALMIVIVYALSFLMVSRLRYRSLKGIEIKKRQPFALLFGLTVGVLVVASAPSLVAFLFFSLYALFGVIRLIPLIQRRLPQPLEQAAGGKGGT